One region of Synechococcus elongatus PCC 11801 genomic DNA includes:
- a CDS encoding DedA family protein, translated as MPLELLSLETVQDLAHRFGYVTVFLGILLENAGIPLPGETITVVGGFLAGSGELRLSGVLACAIGGAILGDSCGYWLGRWGGWPLLHRMGQWFRFSEGQLISVRDRFSRNAPQAVFLGRFIALLRIFAGPLAGIAGMPYQKFLLYNAMGAVLWGGITVGLAYFLGQVVPLEQIMHWLAQLGLFALGIVALVVIAQVWLHRRQERASL; from the coding sequence ATGCCCTTGGAATTGCTCTCCTTAGAAACGGTCCAAGACCTAGCCCACCGCTTCGGTTATGTGACTGTTTTTCTGGGGATCTTGCTAGAAAATGCGGGCATTCCACTCCCCGGTGAAACAATCACCGTCGTGGGAGGCTTTTTGGCAGGCAGTGGAGAACTCAGACTGTCCGGCGTTTTAGCCTGCGCGATCGGCGGTGCCATTCTCGGCGACAGTTGTGGCTACTGGCTAGGGCGCTGGGGCGGCTGGCCACTGTTGCATCGCATGGGCCAATGGTTTCGCTTTAGCGAAGGGCAGCTGATCTCGGTGCGCGATCGCTTCAGTCGCAATGCCCCTCAAGCCGTTTTTCTTGGTCGCTTCATTGCCTTGCTGCGGATTTTTGCGGGGCCGCTTGCAGGTATCGCTGGCATGCCCTATCAGAAGTTTTTGCTCTACAACGCCATGGGAGCCGTGTTGTGGGGCGGCATTACGGTCGGTTTGGCCTACTTCCTAGGACAGGTGGTACCGCTCGAACAAATCATGCACTGGCTCGCCCAACTGGGGCTGTTCGCGCTTGGGATCGTGGCCCTTGTCGTCATCGCTCAAGTGTGGCTGCATCGACGGCAGGAACGCGCTTCGCTGTAG
- a CDS encoding NCS2 family permease — MISRDRPRWFVGQDLDGFLGLALDNLIQILLILGLCQGLLGYPPSLVYERILPAIALSLIVGNVYYSWLAYRLDEQEDRSDRTAIPYGINTVSLFAYVFLVMLPVKLTALSQGFSEEAAIEASWSAGLVACLGSGVIELFGAWVSDPLRRWLPRAALLSTLAGIAITFIALGFLFRTYAHPIVGLVPFGVILLTYFGRMKFPIPGGLLAVLLGTALAWITGLSRWDSNSFGLALEPIGWHGPSLHLSAIWESRSILLSQLSVILPMGLFNLVGSLQNLESAEAAGDRYPTKPCLAANGIGTLVAAVCGSCFPTTIYIGHPGWKALGAKVGYSWLNGLVMGVICLTGTIGLLSYFIPIDAGMAIVLWIGIVISAQSFQTTPIAHAPAVVVGLMPGIAAWGAQTIKTSLRIAGLGTADKPFSAALIEPFQRQDLYLSGVLALEQGQIFSAMLLAAMTVYIIERQFGWAALCSLIAALLSWIGLIHSYEWIASDTVIQLGWGAGSEWAIGYVLLSLLLFYAAWQNQRSQKELKE; from the coding sequence ATGATCAGTCGCGATCGCCCTCGCTGGTTTGTCGGACAAGACTTGGATGGTTTTCTCGGTCTTGCTCTCGATAACCTGATTCAAATCCTGCTGATCCTTGGGCTGTGCCAAGGCCTGTTGGGCTACCCGCCTAGCTTGGTCTACGAGCGGATTTTGCCCGCGATCGCTCTCAGCTTAATCGTCGGCAACGTCTACTACAGCTGGCTGGCCTACCGATTGGATGAGCAGGAAGACAGAAGCGATCGCACAGCGATTCCCTACGGCATCAACACCGTCAGTCTGTTTGCCTACGTCTTCTTGGTGATGCTGCCGGTCAAGCTCACCGCCTTGAGTCAGGGGTTCTCAGAGGAGGCCGCTATCGAAGCCTCTTGGTCCGCAGGATTAGTCGCCTGCCTAGGCTCCGGGGTGATTGAGTTATTCGGCGCTTGGGTGAGCGATCCGCTGCGACGCTGGCTGCCGCGAGCTGCGTTGCTTTCGACCTTAGCCGGGATTGCAATCACCTTTATTGCCCTGGGCTTTTTGTTCCGGACCTACGCCCATCCGATCGTGGGATTAGTGCCCTTCGGTGTGATTTTGCTGACCTACTTTGGTCGAATGAAATTCCCAATTCCGGGCGGCCTTCTCGCGGTTCTTCTCGGTACTGCTTTGGCTTGGATCACCGGTCTTTCCCGCTGGGATAGCAACAGCTTTGGCCTGGCGTTGGAACCGATTGGCTGGCACGGTCCCAGCCTGCACCTCTCAGCAATTTGGGAATCGCGATCAATTTTGCTCTCGCAGCTGAGCGTGATTCTGCCGATGGGTCTGTTCAACTTGGTCGGCAGTCTGCAAAACCTCGAAAGTGCTGAAGCAGCGGGCGATCGCTATCCCACCAAACCCTGTCTCGCTGCCAATGGCATCGGAACGTTAGTGGCTGCAGTCTGCGGCTCCTGTTTCCCAACCACGATCTACATCGGTCATCCCGGCTGGAAAGCCTTAGGCGCCAAGGTGGGTTATTCCTGGCTGAATGGCTTGGTCATGGGCGTAATTTGCCTGACCGGTACCATTGGCCTGCTTTCCTACTTCATTCCGATCGATGCAGGCATGGCGATCGTGCTCTGGATTGGCATTGTGATCAGTGCCCAAAGTTTTCAGACGACGCCGATCGCCCATGCACCCGCCGTCGTGGTCGGGCTGATGCCCGGCATTGCCGCCTGGGGCGCTCAGACGATTAAAACGAGTCTCCGCATTGCTGGTTTAGGTACAGCGGACAAACCCTTTAGCGCTGCTTTGATCGAACCGTTTCAGCGCCAAGACCTCTACCTGTCAGGAGTCTTGGCCTTGGAACAAGGGCAAATTTTCTCAGCCATGTTGCTGGCAGCCATGACGGTCTACATCATCGAACGTCAGTTTGGCTGGGCTGCCCTCTGTAGCTTGATTGCTGCCCTGCTGAGCTGGATCGGCCTGATTCACAGTTACGAATGGATCGCCTCAGACACGGTAATTCAGCTGGGTTGGGGTGCAGGCAGCGAATGGGCGATCGGTTATGTGCTGCTGAGTCTGTTGCTCTTTTACGCCGCATGGCAAAACCAGCGATCGCAGAAAGAACTCAAAGAGTAA
- a CDS encoding YtxH domain-containing protein — protein MTSSRDKFWSGVLLGATAGAIAALLTAPRRGKETRVVLQQSLEHLPEVTAEVAEKVQEQAERLGVVAGDRWGTVRGRLQQAWRSGVAAAKQEWQTTTIAVESVSERESSSPDQSAS, from the coding sequence ATGACCTCTTCGCGCGACAAGTTTTGGAGTGGTGTGTTGCTGGGGGCAACTGCTGGGGCGATCGCGGCGCTCCTGACGGCTCCTCGGCGCGGCAAAGAGACTCGCGTTGTTCTGCAGCAATCCTTAGAGCATCTGCCCGAGGTCACCGCTGAGGTTGCAGAAAAGGTACAGGAACAAGCGGAACGGCTGGGAGTTGTAGCCGGCGATCGCTGGGGCACTGTGCGCGGTCGTCTCCAACAGGCTTGGCGATCGGGTGTGGCAGCAGCCAAACAGGAATGGCAAACCACGACAATCGCGGTGGAATCCGTCAGTGAGCGTGAGTCCTCTAGCCCCGACCAGTCGGCCTCATGA
- a CDS encoding argininosuccinate synthase: MGRAKRVVLAYSGGVDTSVCIPYLKQEWGVEEVITLAADLGQGDELGPIRQKALDSGAVESLVVDATAEFVRDYAFPAIQANSLYEGRYPLSTALARPLIAKLLVEAAAKYGADAVAHGCTGKGNDQVRFDVSIAALNPDLKVLAPAREWGMSREETIAYGERFGIPAPVKKSSPYSIDRNLLGRSIEAGPLEDPLHEPLEEVYALTKAIANTPDEPAYIELGFEKGLPVTLNGQALEPVALIQQLNAIAGEHGIGRIDMIENRLVGIKSREIYETPALLVLIQAHQDLESLVLTADVSQYKRSIENSWSNLVYNGLWYSPLKAALDAFIQQTQARVTGTVRLRLFKGNSTVVGRSSELSLYSPDMATYGAEDRFDHKAAEGFIYVWGMPTRIWSQTQNR; the protein is encoded by the coding sequence ATGGGTCGCGCCAAGCGGGTGGTTCTGGCCTATTCAGGAGGCGTCGATACCTCGGTCTGTATTCCCTACCTCAAGCAAGAGTGGGGCGTCGAAGAGGTGATTACGCTGGCCGCTGACCTTGGTCAAGGCGATGAACTCGGACCGATCCGCCAGAAAGCCCTAGACTCGGGTGCAGTGGAATCGCTAGTGGTGGATGCTACCGCTGAGTTTGTCCGCGACTACGCTTTCCCAGCGATCCAAGCCAACTCCCTCTACGAAGGTCGCTATCCGCTCTCGACCGCGTTGGCCCGGCCGCTGATTGCCAAGCTCTTGGTGGAAGCGGCAGCGAAATATGGTGCTGACGCCGTTGCTCACGGTTGCACCGGTAAAGGCAATGACCAAGTGCGATTTGATGTCTCGATCGCCGCGCTCAATCCTGACCTGAAAGTGCTGGCACCGGCACGGGAATGGGGCATGAGCCGCGAGGAAACGATCGCCTACGGTGAGCGCTTCGGTATTCCGGCTCCCGTCAAAAAATCCTCGCCCTACAGCATCGATCGCAATCTCTTGGGTCGCAGCATCGAAGCTGGCCCACTCGAAGATCCGCTGCATGAGCCGCTGGAGGAGGTCTACGCCCTCACAAAAGCGATCGCCAATACTCCCGATGAACCGGCCTACATTGAGCTGGGCTTTGAGAAAGGGCTGCCAGTCACATTAAATGGACAAGCGCTGGAGCCCGTCGCGCTGATTCAGCAACTGAATGCGATCGCCGGTGAGCATGGCATTGGCCGGATCGACATGATCGAAAATCGCTTGGTCGGGATCAAGTCGCGGGAAATCTACGAAACCCCAGCTCTCTTGGTGCTGATTCAAGCCCACCAAGATCTGGAAAGCCTTGTCCTCACTGCCGATGTCAGCCAGTACAAACGCAGCATCGAAAACAGCTGGTCCAACTTGGTCTACAACGGCCTCTGGTACAGCCCGCTGAAAGCAGCACTGGATGCCTTCATTCAGCAAACGCAAGCCCGCGTCACCGGCACCGTTCGCCTCCGCCTGTTCAAAGGCAATTCCACTGTTGTGGGTCGCAGCTCCGAGCTGTCGCTCTACAGCCCCGACATGGCCACCTACGGTGCTGAAGATCGCTTCGACCACAAGGCAGCAGAAGGCTTCATTTACGTTTGGGGCATGCCGACTCGCATCTGGTCGCAAACCCAGAACCGCTAG